A part of Curtobacterium sp. MCLR17_036 genomic DNA contains:
- a CDS encoding TerD family protein yields MAGLTLAKGNNLSLTKTSPGLTVATVGLGWDPRTTSGEQFDLDASALLVGASGKVRSDADFIFYNQPRSADGSVEHQGDNRTGEGDGDDERIAIDLQAVPADVERVVIVVSIDQGEARRQNFGQVRSAYSRVLDQDGTEIVRYDLSEDAAPETAMIFSELYRNGAEWKFRAVGQGYTTGLAGIATDFGVQLG; encoded by the coding sequence ATGGCAGGACTCACCCTCGCGAAGGGCAACAACCTCTCGCTCACCAAGACGAGCCCCGGACTGACCGTCGCGACCGTCGGCCTCGGCTGGGACCCGCGCACCACCTCCGGTGAGCAGTTCGACCTCGACGCCTCGGCGCTGCTCGTCGGCGCCTCGGGCAAGGTCCGCTCCGACGCGGACTTCATCTTCTACAACCAGCCGCGCAGCGCCGACGGCTCGGTGGAGCACCAGGGCGACAACCGGACCGGCGAGGGCGACGGCGACGACGAGCGCATCGCCATCGACCTGCAGGCCGTGCCCGCCGACGTCGAGCGCGTCGTCATCGTGGTCTCGATCGACCAGGGCGAGGCCCGTCGGCAGAACTTCGGCCAGGTCCGCAGCGCGTACTCGCGCGTGCTCGACCAGGACGGCACCGAGATCGTGCGCTACGACCTGTCGGAGGACGCCGCTCCCGAGACCGCGATGATCTTCTCGGAGCTCTACCGCAACGGCGCCGAGTGGAAGTTCCGCGCCGTCGGCCAGGGCTACACGACCGGTCTCGCCGGCATCGCGACGGACTTCGGCGTCCAGCTCGGCTGA
- a CDS encoding toxic anion resistance protein — MPGPLAPPEPADNAEDALVLKPADSPETVTPDDAPGMVPVDPGRQSQIAAQARDFVDEVAALDPRSPEFGDKVDGITSIAGGEIARSGGFSSRMLDRSQSSVAGARRTGDNAQVRVASTLGDLRSTVEDLTPNQADLSTGRKILGMIPGGNKLAKYFQKYESAQTQLDAIIKSLMAGQDELRKDNASLADEKVQLWETMQQLSEYAVFAKALDAAAVQKIDTLRNSGRVDEAQKLESDVLFPVRQRHQDILTQLAVSVQGYLAMDLIRKNNTELIKGVERARTTTIAALRTAVIVAQALANQKMVLDQIDAVNNTTNAMILQTSEMLRDQTTRIHQQATNSGVSVETLQKAFDNVFQTMDAIDTFRSEAAKNMSSTVAALESGIERSKPYLERSLQSDDSNRPTR; from the coding sequence ATGCCCGGACCCCTCGCCCCGCCGGAGCCCGCCGACAACGCCGAGGACGCCCTCGTCCTCAAGCCGGCGGACTCACCGGAGACCGTCACGCCGGACGACGCGCCGGGCATGGTCCCGGTCGACCCGGGTCGGCAGTCGCAGATCGCCGCACAGGCGCGCGACTTCGTGGACGAGGTCGCCGCGCTCGACCCCCGCTCCCCCGAGTTCGGCGACAAGGTCGACGGCATCACGTCGATCGCCGGTGGCGAGATCGCCCGCTCCGGCGGCTTCTCGTCGCGCATGCTCGACCGGTCGCAGTCCTCGGTCGCGGGTGCCCGCCGCACCGGTGACAACGCGCAGGTGCGCGTGGCCTCGACCCTGGGCGACCTCCGCTCCACGGTCGAGGACCTCACGCCGAACCAGGCCGACCTGAGCACCGGCCGGAAGATCCTCGGCATGATCCCCGGCGGCAACAAGCTGGCGAAGTACTTCCAGAAGTACGAGTCGGCGCAGACCCAGCTCGACGCGATCATCAAGTCGCTCATGGCCGGGCAGGACGAGCTCCGCAAGGACAACGCCTCGCTCGCCGACGAGAAGGTCCAGCTGTGGGAGACCATGCAGCAGCTGAGCGAGTACGCCGTCTTCGCGAAGGCCCTCGACGCGGCCGCGGTGCAGAAGATCGACACGCTGCGGAACAGCGGCCGGGTCGACGAGGCGCAGAAGCTCGAGTCGGACGTGCTCTTCCCGGTCCGCCAGCGGCACCAGGACATCCTCACCCAGCTCGCGGTGTCGGTGCAGGGCTACCTGGCGATGGACCTCATCCGCAAGAACAACACCGAGCTCATCAAGGGCGTCGAGCGGGCCCGGACCACCACCATCGCCGCGCTGCGCACCGCGGTGATCGTCGCGCAGGCCCTGGCGAACCAGAAGATGGTGCTCGACCAGATCGACGCGGTGAACAACACCACGAACGCGATGATCCTGCAGACGAGCGAGATGCTGCGCGACCAGACGACGCGGATCCACCAGCAGGCGACGAACTCCGGCGTCAGCGTGGAGACGCTGCAGAAGGCGTTCGACAACGTGTTCCAGACGATGGACGCGATCGACACCTTCCGGTCCGAGGCCGCGAAGAACATGTCCTCGACCGTCGCGGCGCTCGAGTCCGGCATCGAACGCTCGAAGCCCTACCTCGAGCGTTCCCTGCAGTCCGACGACTCCAACCGTCCGACCCGATGA